The stretch of DNA acatacattttttatttttttaaaccctTGCAAAACTTTTATTGATCAAAAAAACCCTTGCAAAACTTGCAAGGCTGTCAACTTGTCTTGTTAATGTACTAGCATGTGCAACTTTCATCATCTTGTCATTTTGCGAGGTGGAgccaattattattatcttttgtaataaaattaattgttagtgttattgtattatattttgaGAACGGATTGAAATGATAGGGATATAAATAAAGCAATAACATAGAGtgttgactcttttttttttgtaaattcacGGGGTCTTAACGGTCCAGGAGGCGGGAGAATCGTCACTCgtgggaatcgaacccgagttcattcaaaattcttccttacaaagagaactcacttgccacttgagctaccccattggattATAAAGTGTTCACTCTACAAAGTGAAagaatattataaaaatgttaatattatttattattatcacGCAAGGGATGCCTACAATTGTCACTTCCTATTCGTTATTTCTTAATGTGTCATTTTTATTGAATATGTAGATTTCTTATTCACTTATGGTGGGATCAACTAATTCACCAATAATCtatgaaaatacatatatttctttgtttgtttttggtAACCTCAGCCAGATGACAAGAGATTCACACTTGTAACAAGATCACGAGTTTGAATCATTGCCCCCttagtttgagctggtcagctatgATTAACCTAGGTCGGTTTACTTCATTTTGATCATTTGCCGACTAGGATTACAGAGCAGGGTTTACCTACACCCAAAAGTGTCGTGGGGTTTctctcgtcatccaaaaaaaaaaattacgtttcttttttttttttttttaaatccaaaaATGTCTAATAGGGAGTGGAAATTGTAGGGATAGCAAACAtgcattttcaatataatttattattttccttttccttttgcATGACATTATATTTTCTcgaataaatttcacttttggtcccctggctattatacatgaatcacattttgtccttgactattaaatttttttaataattaagtggatgactatgtaatttgtatcacatttggtcctatgGTCCAATTTCTCGGCCAACTATTGCATGCCAAAAGTACTCTTTCAGAAATGCTCCTTCCGGAAGAAGCAAATGCAGTGTTCTTCCCGGAAGAAACACTTTCAACAATAATTGGCCGAGAAATTAGAGGACATGATTAAATGTGACACAAATTATATAGTCATacacctaattaaaaaaaatttaatactcaTGAAGCAAAtgtgattcatgtataataatcatgaaatcaaaagtgaaattttctctattttctgATCAATATATACTTTGTTGTTGTCTTTGTGAGGCCTACCTAAGAAAAATTTGTAATGAAAGAATATACTCTTACAAGTATAAGAATATTTTTCAgtaataaaatttgttaaatttccaaatatatattgtaagcTTTTGCAATAATCTTTTAGGTAAAAATTTTGGATTGTACGTCGAAATTCCCAAAGTTTTCGAAAGTGTGGTTTGTATTTACAACATTATGAGAAAATAGATAATAGATAGGAAGTTACAAATATGCATTCATAAGTGCATCAACACAATTCAAATTTGACATCTTAGTTAGTTGTATGACTCAATTTATAACTTTTCAATAACTAAAGattgaatttgtaaattttgtaaatattgaaTGAGAggctaaatttataatttgggAACAATTgaaatgtcaaaattaaaaattattggtgcatttagtaattaattggataaaaagACTATTTTTCTAGAAATTAAAAACGGAAGAAATACTAAACATGTTTTCTTGTTATTTCTCtaaataagaaaatgaaaaaaaaaatgcatttctcTAATTTCGAAAATTACTTATAATAGATTATCTAAATAGGAAAAATGGATGACGAATTGCTTGCTTAAATAGTCGGTCAGTTTGACTTCTAGCAACAGTGTTTAGCTCTTTCTTATTCAtgctttccctttttttttttttggttcttcaTCCCCAGGCCCCCACCTATCTCCCCctattttcagcatttttttttccttttcatcttATCTCGTTGCTTcgattctttctttcttttttttttttaatccatatTTCCTTATTATCTTCAtggcaaataataattttaacacCACAAACTCTCCAAAATTACATTTTGTAACCATtaagataatttaatttaaataggagtaactttttaaaacactaaTGATTATTTACAAAGTAGTATATGCTCCAATCACGAATTAAATGCGGGCGTTTGGATGGAACACATGCTAAGTCTATGGCATGACGAACACGTATCCTTTATGCACTGGTCGAAGTGGTGACAATCTTACTTATCCCCCGTGCCTGGAGTATTCTGACAGATTGCATGAATGTATGTGATGTAACTATACAATCTGTTCGGGCTACGCTTCTCTTTAACAATCAAGTCTCATGCTCAAGTAAGTTCTTTTCAACCACACATGATCGGGAGGACTAACCCGACTAAATCCTTACTATGCTGAACGGAAAACTTCCTTCCTAAACTTGATCTGGTCGGGGAAAATGTAAAGCTAGTCGATTATGTTCGGGAAATTAGCCCAATAACTTTAAACACGATATCCGAGCACATAATTAAATATTCGAGTAGTGTATACTCTCTATCACACTCATTTAGAATCAGAGTCACGTGAGAGTTGCAGTGGGCCCTGCCTACCCAAATttttgccccccccccccccccccccccccccccccccccccccccccccccccccccccccccccccccccccccccccccccccccccccccccccccccccccccccccccccccccccccccccccccccccccccccccccccccccNNNNNNNNNNNNNNNNNNNNNNNNNNNNNNNNNNNNNNNNNNNNNNNNNNNNNNNNNNNNNNNNNNNNNNNNNNNNNNNNNNNNNNNNNNNNNNNNNNNNNNNNNNNNNNNNNNNNNNNNNNNNNNNNNNNNNNNNNNNNNNNNNNNNNNNNNNNNNNNNNNNNNNNNNNNNNNNNNNNNNNNNNNNNNNNNNNNNNNNNNNNNNNNNNNNNNNNNNNNNNNNNNNNNNNNNNNNNNNNNNNNNNNNNNNNNNNNNNNNNNNNNNNNNNNNNNNNNNNNNNNNNNNNNNNNNNNNNNNNNNNNNNNNNNNNNNNNNNNNNNNNNNNNNNNNNNNNNNNNNNNNNNNNNNNNNNNNNNNNNNNNNNNNNNNNNNNNNNNNNNNNNNNNNNNNNNNNNNattttcccccccccccccccccccccgctcCCTCTATAAGCAAGCTTCGTAGATTAAGTTTTATGCTATATTTGTCTCTTTTCGCTTTCAATCTCAAACCATCCAAATCAGACAACAGTAGACCACAATTCACAGCACAGTTCAGACTTCGGCAATTCGCACTTCATCCTTCGCATAATCGCATGttcttcttcaatcttcaagcTGCAAGTCTATaggtaaattattttattttatttttaaattctttgaaTCTTTGGATCTTTTTAATGAATTACTCTTTATTGGAGCAGTCCACACCACGACAACAAGTCTAGATATTGTagttaagggtgtgtttggtaacccggaaaatgatttccgaaaattatttttcgagtTTTTGGTGTTTGACAACGTCTAGAAAATGCGGTCAATGACCCTTTTTTCTGAAAACAACTTTTGAACAAAaagtccggaagtcattttccgaaaactTTTTCCGTGAATTGCTATGGTTTAGTTTCCCGTTCCGGCGGTCTAGTTTCTGCCGGAAATCAGTCCGCCTGAATTGCTATGGTTTCAGCCAGAAACTAGAGCAGATTTGCTCTAGTTTTCAGTGAAAACCAGAAACCAGAGCAccgaccttttttttttttgtcttttttaaataataaataatattattttatattttaaataaaataataaaaatatataattatacaattctactcattttttagaaaataaactaaacacacaaaaatatttttccagaatgcaacaaAACAtaggaaatgaaaatttttttttgaaaggaaggACATAGGAAATGAAATTGTTATGGTAgctaagtgtttttttttgtttttgaatactactgcaGTATCGAGGCACAAGAGTCAAGATTGACTccaacccaccacctcccgtataaagggaagggtttgatgccactggaccacaaggtccttggcaaatgGTAGCTAAATGTTAAACGAGCTAATTGTTTTTGTAGTTTTGTTAGATGAGTTTTTGCATTTTTGGTGAGTTTTGGAAGAGAAGAAGAGAGCAAGTCCAATTACCCCATCAAATGAATAttagtgtattttattattctctCAAATTGTGATGCCCCGGCACCAATAAATCTTGACTATGCCCCCGTTTAGAATGGTAACAGATGTGTATCATaacactacatagtagttagCTAAATAGTTCACCGtagtaaattatttattaattttatatatttttatttatatttgttaccTTTTAATTAATCGAGTTTGTgattatataattaatgaaatttgaaaattgggATAAAGTGACAAAAAGTAAGCATGCCGGTAGGGCGGTACCTTTTCCTATATATATTCACTCTTTTTCTTTAGTACGTTTTTATTCATTCTCAGAACTACACTACTGGAATCCATGGCCAAGGGAGATGAGGGTGGTTGCGATTCAAAGGTTCTTGATGGTAGAAATGCAAGAAAAAGAGATGAAAAACATGGGTGTTCAAGAAGTAGCAGAAAAAAGAtaagcaaaataaagaaatggagAAAGGAATACATTTCTTATGCTGCCAAAATGCGAGGGAGTTCAAGAAATTTAGGCAAGGACCAGGGAGGAGAATTAATGGCAGACGAAAGAGAAAGAGTGATGGAGCTTCTAAGCAAATTCAGGGCAATATGCAAGAATCTTTTTGAAGAAAACAAGAcccaagagagagaaagaaaggtTTCTGAGCCTGTGATGAGAATCGACATCTTAGCAGCGAGAGAGGTGAAGAAAATGAGATCACTCTACACAGAGAGAACCAATTCTCCAGGCCCAATTCCAGGAGTGGAAGTGGGGGACAAATTTCGTTACAGGATGGAGCTCATCCTGGTAGGCCTGCACAGCCATTTACAGAAAGGGATAGATTTCGTGACGAATGGCGATGGGGAAAGAATTGCGACGAGCGTTGTGGCCTCGGCCTCTGGCGGGTATGCCAATGAAACGAGCGACCCAAACGTGTTGATCTATTGTGGGCAGGGCGGGGACATGGTTTCTGGGGTGCAACATGAGGATCAGAGTTTGAATAACCCTGGAAACTATGCACTGAAGAACAGCATTAGAGTGAAGAATCCTGTGAGGGTAATCCGAGGCACCAAGGAAAAGGCATCTTCATTTGAGACAACGTTTGTGTACGATGGGCTGTACGAGGTTGTGGAATTCTGGAGAGACACTAGCTGCAGTGGCAAGGTTCTGTACAAGTTCAAGCTGGTGAGGATTACTACTGGATCATCCTGATCACTCTCAATATATGTTGctagttttaacttttaattggcaaattcaaataaaattggAATTTGTAGTAAGATTGGGGATTTGTCCCATCATTATGTGTAATGGCATTTGCTAGTTTGCGTTTCTACTCTAATCAATTCTCTCTGTCTACTGAACTAGTGAGATAAGTTTGtgtggaagaattttttttcactTCTCTCTGTCTACTGAACTAGTGAGATAAGTTTGCCTGGAAGAATTTTTTTCACTTCTCTCTGTCTATTGAACTAGTGAGATaagtttttttatttctctCTATCTACTGAATTAGTGAGATAAGTTTCTGTGGATGAatgtttttttcactttttagtATAGGTGAAATTGGTCAAAGATGAATCATATTTGTACCAAAGATTTCAAGAAGACAAAGCAATTGATAGTTGCATTTTTGAAGACCTGATTAAGTTAAGAAATAATctaaaaaaagaagaggaatgAAATGCATAATTCCAATAAAATTGATCAGATGACGTTGGGTGGAGAGCTGTTGCACAGTTCTACAGTGCGTTATGTTCTTGATGTGTTGTCGTTTCGACTTTCGATTTTggattttcaattttgaatttcaacTTTAGCCTAATTATGGATGGCTCAAGGGAAAGCTTTACTAATAAACACAACGGTTCGGTGTTATCAATTCGACTGGATactattattttcaattttaatacgGGAAACTACCAGTTCATCAGTTGAAagtatatatagatatgtaCTATATTGTAATACTCAAGTATATTCTTCTCAACCACACATGATCCGGAGGTACGAAACTACGACGACCTAACACCACGAGAAGagtgatttattattattttttttaaattttccttcAAGTCAATAGtggattaaataaaataactattcTAACCCTGTTATagagaagttttttttttttttttgatcacaAATGGATGGAGATAAATGAccatttgtattaaaaaataatagtcgtgaATCAAGTCTACAAGGTTTGAAAGTTATGAAGTAACCATATTAGTGTCATAATACTCGTTGGACCACAAGTGTGAAAAACTCACATACAACACATCTGGACTATTATGTGAGAAAAGTTGTTAATTAGTTaacaatcaaatttaatttcttctttagAGAGTTgacttggaaaaaaaaaagtttgctGATTATGgatatatattaaatgcattTGTTGGTAGCTTATTTTCTAAGTTTtaacatttttcacataaatttatttaaatattttggggGGCAAGTTTAtaagtgaaaaatgaaatatatatcaaacgcgtgtttggttcaaacattagAATTGGAATCGAAATCGAATACCATGTACTTGTGATgggtttaaactttaaatagaAAGCATATATTTGTTTTGTAGTAAATATGAATTGGAatcaaagtaaataaataaatacggagtaattacaTGTACACACCTTGTGGTTTGatgtcattattattgttttgcatAAGGAATGTGTCATGTTCGAATCTCATCCTAATCAGGATCGAGCTCTGAAAATGTTTTCTAggatttgggaagaaagtattaacaattggactattttaccctcatcaaaatttattaattacacatgcatgtatataatttatattatcacTATTCttgttaagggcatattggtctttatattcataattctttaccattccaaacccaaccaaacaatggaattcatatttccaataatttcttttccatcaaccaaataatagaatctattttcctgataatttgttttccatggaatttgtaTTCCAtttcattcaaatatttttcaaggaACCAAACAGGGTGCAAATATTACCTAGCTAGATGAAATTTCTACGTTCTTTCGTGCATTCACATTTAATGTGTACCAAattaaatgaacaaaaaaagCACTATTAGTTACAATGATAAGATAGAAGCAATTTCTAATTTgaataaaagaacaaaaagaTGACACATAAAACTTAAAGGGCAACACAAGTCCAAAAAAATATacaacatattgaagagaaaaggaAGGAGAGAGGGAAAACGGAAAATGAGAGCTATTAAGAAAGCTTATAACTTGACGGACTTGGATATACTATATTTGTGTAAGAAGAGTaccaaaatttacaattaaaaaaattatagttaccTTGGTTTTACTCCTCCTttgctataaaaaaaaaaaaattatagtttgggaagaaaaaaaattatagtctagaaaactaaaaatagtaaatacgcgttgaataaaattttatatttgatataggTCAAAGATAAATCTATGGAGGAAAACTTTCGATTTACATCCCAATTTGGTGCATGGGCCATGGAATAAGTAGTCTATGCCggaaatgtattatatatattttcagttTCCGTGCGGTTGAAGGTGTTCAGTGCGGTTAAATCTGAACTATTGATCTTAAATCAGCATCCAGGATTAACAAATTCAGCGGTCACTATTGTTTTGTTTAAGAGCATCTCCCATAGATAAGTTTTTATCACTAATTTTTCCactcaaacaaacaaaaaacttcGGGATCATTTGCttcatttctctatttttccattttcatttctccatttatctatttctccagtttttcttcttcattcctccatatttccatttctccatttctctAGTTTTTATTTCTGTAATTTTCtgattttattaaatacaatcatTCTATATAGGAATGGCAACGGGGtggggcgggggcggggaggAGTATTTCCGTCCCCGTCCGCGCCACCCCGACCTCGTCCCCGTCCTCGTCCCCAACGGGGAAGGGGAAACATTctccatccccgtccccgcggggaattcggcggggacggggaatccccatCCCCGGTCAACTCCTAGTCAAAGTgttattttagtataatttttttaaaaaaaaatacaaaaaataacaattttaaaaatacaaactacCAAAGTTCAAATTCCAATCCAAAAATAACAAATACTAaccaatacaaattaaaaatagtctaaatgtaGAATGTTCTTCAAATAGTTTGTATACTAATTTCATTTAGTTCATTACTTAATTAACAGAATACTAACTAACATTATACTAATTCATTATACTAACAGTATACTAATTAACATTATACTAATTTAACAGTATACTAATTTCAAATAGTTCATTACTTAATTAACAgtataataatgttaaaaaatgaaTTAGTATACTGTTAGTATAATGTTAATGTATACTGTTAACATACTAAATATTCCAATCTAACATTGTAAAATTAGTTAATTAGTATAAtgttagtgtgtgtgtgtgtatttatttatttatttatttcgggGACGGGACGAGGCGGGGAGGGGTATTCCCgatccccgtccccgatccccgTAAAATTTCTCCATCCCCGAtcggggacggggcacattgccatccctaattcTATATAGCATTTGTACATTTctacaacaaaataataataataataataataataataataacaacaacaacaacaacaacaacaacaacaacaaaaaataagtgTGCATAAAGaggagaaaaatgaaaaataaaaaaaagatgaCGACAATAagaataatcataataataatagcaacaAAATCACCAGCAACAGAGTAGCGgtagtaatttaataatttgtagtagtagtagtagagtaataacaataataataataataataataataacaataaaattactaatcgtaataatacaatacatatatttcacgtaatctatactattaataaaaacaaaatcctcaattataATTTCCCAcctaaaacactcctatacaattaagatttgcgtaatattgtaaaatatggtaatatgattcctattcgtactacaattgtacattaaactacggtaatacaatttctaataaaatatattttttcctacttTTCTATTGCATTGCATTGCAACGGGGGTATTAAAACAAAATGGTGAGAGTCAATTGTACAATGATGCGGTTGGCGAAATTGGACAATATAACTTCAGCATTGCAGCCATCAGACAATGCTAATTCTGCAAAGATGCAAGATGATATTCAGAATTTGAAGACGTTTATGCTTCTTATGCAGCAACGATTAAATGCTCTGGAGAGTGAGAGAGCCGGTACTTCATCATCACCCGCATCGCAACCATATTATTGAACctgatattgtttttttttttttacgaattattatatttttgtttagacATGAATTTGGTATTAACTACAACATTAagtttttttgaactataaagtagaattacttttatattacaacttatattgtattttagttttaatagattttttgttcataaataaaattgcatattaacattttaatactaacattagaattttaataaaataataataattcaaaaatatttaaagaataattATCTAGCAGAATCAGAATATGGAATTTGTAAGGGAAAGTTTAGGGACGGATTCGCGATGACAATTATTTCCATCGTTATATTTCACGACAGAAATAGGCAACAGAATATGAGTTTTACAACGAAATCATGACCAAATGATTTCTGTCACGTACATTGCAACGGAAAATTATGTCGCCTTTGCTCGCAATGCACATTGAAATAAAATACAAGAAGCCTGAAGACTACGAAATGGATTCCGTCGCAAAACGCAATTTTTCTTGCAGTGCAAGTTTTAATGACAATTAATCTTTCATATAGGCATAAGTATGATTGAAAAAATCACTTAGCGCTCCTCGGGTGCCCTGGgtgtgcctagcgcctaggtaaCCATTAATTAGCGCCTAGGCGAccatgtatttattttattttattttttatttttaaaaatttgtttaaatttttttaagacttgataattataaacagaTGATTacaaactatttaatactttaatagttaatactaaaatattaaatattaacctaaaaaacatctccctaaaaaacatctagagtttgaataatttagggttatttctcTTTAAAATTAATGCCGTTTTGTGTTAAATAacccttaaaaaaaaagagaataataGCTAATTGACCGACTAAGCACCCCAGTCGGTGCCTAGAAGGCCTAGTCACCGTTCTAGCCGGCCGACCGTCTAAATCACCATTTATGGTGATACACTAGGCGGTCGGCCAGCGCCTAACACCTAGGGGTAGGTGGGATTTTTGCAATAGTGGGCATAAGGCATGCAACATGTTTTTCTTGTCATTTATGTATCAGTAAATATAGGTAATTCCTTGATACTAAGTAGATGGAAGCTTGATGTTCAAATCCCTTTTTTAATGCCATGAATTTGATATTTTGAACTTGAAGTATTGAGTCTACAACTTTTATAATAATGTTCgtttttttataataatgttCTTTTTTATACTgtgatgtttggtaaatagttgttagttgattctATTAGTTGATTGGGgtaaaggtataattaattgataatattagctgatggTTGAAAAGTGTTTgctaaattagctgttagctgatagctgttttggtataatttcttttctcaaaaggctaattgaaaagagtgctttgagtagcattttgaaatttagtattttgaagttacgaaaagcttattaaccaaacacttatatagatttttaaacaaagtcaaacaactaataattgtcaaataaatcaaaattggccgataagctaattatttaccaaactgGGCCTAAATCTGAATTCTGAATTGAGTAATAGGATTCTATTATGCAGCCTTTTTCAGGGTATTGCTGAAAATTTTTCTCTGGAATTCATAGATTGTTTTCGCTGTATTTTTCATGttcatatatttatgtttttgtgGGTGATTGTTCACAATTGTAGGCCCGTCtcaaatttcaataatttatttgtaattatattctGCAGATTAATGCTATCTATTTTAGAATCTCAAAACTTTAATTCCTTTCTACCTATCTTTTGCTACACCATTCAATATGACATTTATGAAATTCCAAGAAATTCTGCACTCCATTGTTAGCTACCAGATAAAAGGATAGTGAAATTGCAGCTGATGCTATGAGTAGGAACACAATGATACACTTCAAAAACAATGATACAGTTCATGGACAGTGGATttgtttgaaaaacaaaattaacaataatattgggatatatttttaatatttttaagattAAGACAAAATCATGATCTTATATTCTCTCTGAGATATCTCCAACCATAGAAAGGAggagaaaggggaagaaaacTGCTGAAAGGGAGGAAGGCTGCGGCTTTACAGTTCTCCCCGGAGATATAGTGCGAACACGCAGCAATAGCATAGCACGTCTTGCTTAAGAGACAAG from Ipomoea triloba cultivar NCNSP0323 chromosome 7, ASM357664v1 encodes:
- the LOC116024386 gene encoding histone-lysine N-methyltransferase, H3 lysine-9 specific SUVH5-like; translation: MAKGDEGGCDSKVLDGRNARKRDEKHGCSRSSRKKISKIKKWRKEYISYAAKMRGSSRNLGKDQGGELMADERERVMELLSKFRAICKNLFEENKTQERERKVSEPVMRIDILAAREVKKMRSLYTERTNSPGPIPGVEVGDKFRYRMELILVGLHSHLQKGIDFVTNGDGERIATSVVASASGGYANETSDPNVLIYCGQGGDMVSGVQHEDQSLNNPGNYALKNSIRVKNPVRVIRGTKEKASSFETTFVYDGLYEVVEFWRDTSCSGKVLYKFKLVRITTGSS